CCGCCAGGGACAGCGGCTCGCCTTTGTCCTCCGGGCCAATCCTGTCCGGACGAAGTGTGATGAGAAAGGGCAGCATCATCGCCACGATGTCGTGATGGAGGTCAAGAAGCGACTCAAGAAGCAAGACCCGTCCGGTATGTCCTGGCCTCCCGAGCCGGAGATTGTTCAACAGACGGGGTTCGCCTGGCTGGCGATGCGGGGGGAACGGTGTGGGTTTGAGGTTGGTGACGGTGAGATAAGGGCAGATGGCTACCGTCAGCAGCGGTTCTTCAAGCAGAGAATGAAGAAACCAATCCGGATAAGTACGATCGATTATACCGGCCTGCTGACGGTGACCGATGCTGATGTCTTCCGAAAGATGTTATTCACAGGTATCGGCCCCGCGAAAGGATTTGGTTGTGGCATGATGATGGTGCGGCCCGCCGGCCGATGAAGGGGGGACCGGATGCTCCCCCCACTCAAACCGATTGCGATAAAAGAGCGCTGTTCCCTCGTTTTTCTGGAAAGGGGCGAACTAGATGTCATTGATGGTGCCTTTGTCCTTGTGGACAAAAAAGGCGTCCGTACCCAGATCCCGATAGGGGGCATTGCCTGTCTGATGCTGGAGCCGGGCACACGCGTCTCCCATGCTGCGGCGGTGCTTGCGTCCAGGGTGGGATGTTTGCTTGTCTGGGTGGGCGAAGCCGGTGTCCGCCTCTATTCATCCGGCCAACCCGGGGGTGCACGATCCGATCGTCTCCTCTA
The Methanofollis sp. DNA segment above includes these coding regions:
- the cas6e gene encoding type I-E CRISPR-associated protein Cas6/Cse3/CasE; translation: MYLNRIQLKPDAAGKSEFWRNFGSEYQAHRQIWELFTDGPERERDFLYRQETFGSMPTFYAVSEREPVNRGGLWHIESKTYDPALRQGQRLAFVLRANPVRTKCDEKGQHHRHDVVMEVKKRLKKQDPSGMSWPPEPEIVQQTGFAWLAMRGERCGFEVGDGEIRADGYRQQRFFKQRMKKPIRISTIDYTGLLTVTDADVFRKMLFTGIGPAKGFGCGMMMVRPAGR